From Lolium perenne isolate Kyuss_39 chromosome 5, Kyuss_2.0, whole genome shotgun sequence, a single genomic window includes:
- the LOC127301506 gene encoding WAT1-related protein At4g28040, whose translation MAGGGGWRSWAERYKPGVAMVLVQLFYSLVDMALKTAYGLGMRPIVFVAYRQGIAAAALFLGSLATRGFTLRPMAVGSRAFALLFVASLATATGQYCYFMGLHLASPSMARATTNLAPGITFAIAAVIGLEKVDLRSSRSIAKIVGTIVCLAGAMLMAFFKGPKLLSALVTDDWVIGGMYLMGNAICFSIWYILQVPICKYYLDPLSLATWMCFLATLQCMVMAFFLEENYLQIWKLASIWELPCILYGGVFASGANFFMQSWCIAVKGPLYSAIFTPLSAVITTILSTLFLHEELHIGSVLGAITIIFGLYVVLWGKADDVKSERLAISCTEPESIVEQDSIGVKIESDTNLSEPLLSENGNPDTSTCQ comes from the exons ATggcaggcggcggcggctggcGGTCTTGGGCCGAGCGGTACAAGCCGGGCGTGGCGATGGTGCTGGTGCAGCTGTTCTACTCGCTGGTGGACATGGCGCTCAAGACGGCGTACGGGCTCGGCATGCGCCCCATCGTCTTCGTCGCCTACCGCCAGGgcatcgccgccgccgcgctcTTCCTCGGGTCCCTCGCCACCAGAGGGTTCACGCTGCGCCCCATGGCCGTCGGCTCCCGGGCCTTCGCCCTCCTCTTCGTCGCCTCCCTCGCCAC CGCGACGGGGCAGTACTGCTACTTCATGGGGCTGCATCTGGCGTCTCCGTCGATGGCCAGGGCGACCACCAACCTCGCCCCCGGCATCACCTTCGCCATCGCCGCCGTCATAGG GTTGGAGAAGGTGGATTTGAGGAGCTCAAGAAGCATCGCAAAGATCGTCGGCACCATCGTCTGCCTCGCCGGAGCAATGCTCATGGCGTTCTTCAAGGGGCCGAAGCTTCTCAGCGCGCTCGTTACCGACGACTGGGTGATCGGAGGAATGTACCTCATGGGGAACGCCATCTGTTTCTCCATCTGGTACATCTTGCAG GTGCCCATCTGTAAAtactacctcgatccattgtcctTGGCAACATGGATGTGCTTCCTGGCGACCTTGCAATGCATGGTGATGGCATTCTTCCTAGAAGAAAACTACTTACAGATCTGGAAGCTTGCTTCAATATGGGAGCTTCCCTGCATCCTATACGGA GGTGTTTTTGCCTCGGGCGCAAACTTTTTTATGCAATCTTGGTGCATAGCGGTGAAAGGTCCTCTTTACAGCGCAATATTTACGCCACTCAGCGCAGTGATCACGACAATATTGTCTACGCTcttccttcacgaagaactccatATTGGCAG CGTATTAGGTGCTATTACCATCATCTTCGGCCTGTATGTAGTGCTGTGGGGTAAAGCAGATGATGTAAAGAGCGAGAGGCTGGCCATAAGTTGTACTGAACCTGAGAGCATTGTAGAGCAAGATAGTATCGGTGTAAAAATAGAGAGTGATACTAACCTTTCAGAACCATTGTTATCTGAAAACGGGAACCCTGATACTTCAACATGCCAATGA